AAAAAAGCCTTTGAACAGGTTCTCAGCATTCAGGTAGTCTTTCTGGTTGTAATGACAGTAAGCCCACTTGTAATACGTATTCTCATAATCTGCAGAGCCTTTAATCACCGGCATCACATCTTCATAAATAAGCTGGGCCTGCATGTATTTCTTAGCATCATAATATTCGTTGGCTTTGGCCAGCTTCATATTATAGTCATTACTCTTCAAAATCTTGTTCACATCAGAACAAGACACCAGCAACACTGCTACTAAAAAAAGGCTTACGAAAAAACGCATAAGGAGTGCAAAAGTAGGTAAAAAGCGAAAATGCACATAATATGGAAAAATAGTTCGCTTTCGCCAATAAAGGAATCATAAAAAAGCCCTTCCGTTTCCGGAAGGGCTCTATAGCAAAAAGTTTCAAAGAATTACTTGCTCTTGCGGTATTGTGGGTGTGGTGCAGGTACCATGTTTGGTCCTTCTTCGCCACTGCAATCTTGCAGATCTACAGTATTGGCATCACCTTCTTCACCATACTTAAATACGAAACGGTCGCGGCTGATACCCTGCTTTTCAACCAGGTAGTTGATAACAGCATTGGTACGATCCCAGCTCAACTGTTGTTCACGCTTGCTGGCGCCACCGTGGCCTACCACACAAATCTTACAGTTAGGGTTAGCCTTGATGGTTGCAGCAGCAGCATCGAGGATAGCAGTACCAGCAGCATTGAGGCTTACTGCGCTACCACCAAACTGTACGCTGGGGAGGCTGCCAATGTTGCAAGCTGGAGGAGGAGGAACAATATTTTTACAGCACTCTGGATCTGGACACTTACCAACACCGTCAGCATCAACTGGCTGGCAGGTAGTTGGGGTAATCAGTTCTTTATCGCGGCAATCAGGTACACCATCGCCATCGGTATCGCGGCTCTTACCTTTTGTATCTACAGGGCAGCCGGCTGGAGTGTTTGGCTCAACGTCGAACTGATCGGCTACACCATCGTTGTCAGAGTCATCCAAAACGGGTTTTGGAAACTTCATGATGCTTGGATTGCTGATTTCGCTATATGGGTAAGCCAATGGGTTGTACCACCAGAGAGGAGCAACACGCTTATCTGTAGAACCAGTTTGCTTTTTGTAAGCTGCTTTATCGGTAGTTTGACCGAACGCAGTAGCACCAAGGCTCAGCATAAAGGCAGCTACCAAAAAATATTTCATGTTTTTCATAATCTTTTGATGTTTGTTGGGTGAGCGAATATCTCTCCGTACTTCTGAATTAGAGGTTGAAGTTTACGAAGAGGTTAGTGAAGATTGCTCCGTCCTTATCAGGAGAGAGACCGCCATTGTTCATGAACCAACCATCAACATAGTCGTCACGAGTCCAGAGGTATTTGAATTCAAAACCCAAAGACATGCGAGAGGCGATGCGCAATTCAGTACCAAGGCCGGTGCTGAAAGCATGACGCCATTGGAACTTATCGTTTCCTGCTTGGTTGAAGTTTTGTGAACGGTCATTCACCTGAGCAAAAGTCTCGTAAGAACCATCGAAGAAGTTTTTCGGATCGTTACGAACATCTTTCCGGGGACGATTGAAGAAAGTATTAGTCAATGAACCGAAGTTATATGCTGCAGAACCATTCAACACATCCATTTTAGTTTGATAAACCATTGGAGAGTAGCCAATCAGACCATAGAAGGCGAATTTGCTAGACTTGCGATGGAACATGATGTTGTTGAAGTTGATAATCAAATCCAATGATGGATTAATCACCGTTGTCTTGTAGTTATGTACATATTTAGCTGCGCTTGGCGGCAATGACCCGTAAGTTGATACTAATACAGAGTTGTTCAACAGGTTACCATTGTCACGGTAATCCAAGCCTTTTCCTTGTGCATAGTTGATACCACCACGGAGTGAAACGGTATAACCCAATGCCTTACGGTATGAAACACCAATATTCCAACCTGGCAGTGACGGGCAGTCACCATCTACCAAAAACAAACCGCCGTTGATAGACAATTGACCCATTGCCTTTGGCACAGGAGGAAAGAAATTTGATTTTGAGTTGCTCTTCCACTCGTTGTACTTGGGAAGATTACGTGAACTTACTTTGGTAGAATCGAGGTAATCAAGCACACCGCCCAATTGGCTATAACCAGTGGAAACGGCAGCTACTACCAGAAGTGCTAACAGTGTGAACCTTTTGCTTGCCATAAGAAAAATTAGTTGTGATTATTGAATTTCAGGGTAATCGGGGCAAAAATATGCATGTGGCACTAATAAACAAATTTTAATCTGCTGTATTTCACCGATTTAATGTGCCTCTCCGACGGCGGCACTTCTCCCAAAAACATCAGCTTTTTCTACCTGAAATATCCATTATTTTGCCGCGAAACTTTTCCTGTGGCTGCATTTTCTCCGGTTATTGATGCTGAATTGGCTGCCTTTGAAGTAAAATTCAAAGAAGCGGTGAAAAGTCGGGCACCCCTGCTCGACAGAATAACCTATTACATCATCAACAGGAAGGGCAAGCAGTTGCGCCCCCGGTTTGTACTCCTCTCAGCCAAGCTTTTCGGCCCCATTACTGATGCCTCTTACCGGGCAGCCAGTTTGGTAGAATTATTGCATACCGCTACGCTGGTACACGATGATGTGGTGGATGAAAGCCTCGAACGCCGTGGTTTTTTCTCCATCAATGCCCTTTGGAAAAACAAAGTAGCCGTTTTGGTTGGCGATTATATGTTGAGCAAAGGCATGCTCATGTCCGTTGATAATCAAGACTTTCAGATTCTCAGCATCATGAGTGGCGCCATCCGCAGCATCATTGAAGGTGAGTTGCTGCAACTCGAAAAATCTCGCCGGCTCAACCTGAAAGAAGACGTTTACCTTGAAATTATCCGGAGCAAAACCGCCTCTTTATTGGCATCTGCCTGTGCTGCCGGGGCTTGGAGCACCACCCAAAACATGGACATTGCCAACAAAATGCACAAGTTTGGTGAACTCGTGGGCATGGCTTTCCAAATGAAAGATGACCTCTTTGATTATGGAACCGATGATATTGGCAAGCCAACCGGCAATGACATCAAGGAGAAAAAACTGACACTTCCCCTCATTTATACCATCAACCATGCGCCGGCGGATCTGCGCCGGCAGCTCATTTACAGCATTAAAAATGAGAACCGCAAACCTGAGCGGGTCAAGTGGATCATCGACCAGGTAATTGCTGCGGGTGGTATTGAATACGCCAGCCAAAAAATGGATGAATACCGGTTACAAGCTGCCGCTATTCTTGATGAATTCGAAGATTCAGAGGTTAAAAAAGCGATTTTGCAACTGGTAGAATACACCACGAACCGGAAATACTAGCCTGATTCTCTTTATTGCCCGCCCCTTACATTTACGCCATGGAAAAGCGTTGGAAGCTGCTACCCACACATACCGACCAAACGAATGCCTTGCAACAAGCTCTCAAGGTTCACCCGGCTATTTGCCGCCTTTTGGTGCAGCGCCATGCCGACACATTTGACAAAGCCAAAGCCTATTTCCGCCCATCGCTGACCGGCCTTCATGATCCTTTTTTGATGAAGGACATGGGCAAAGCCGTTGTCAGACTCTTACAAGCTTTTGACCAAGGCGAACGCATTATGGTATATGGCGACTACGATGTGGATGGCACTACATCCGTGGCTTGCATGTACCAGTTTCTGCACGACTTGCACCCCAATGTTGAATTTTATATACCACACCGCTATAAGGAAGGCTATGGTGTTTCCAAAGCGGGTATTAATACGGCCATACAAAATGGCGTCACACTAATTGTTTCGTTAGACTGCGGCATCAAATCTGTAGAGTTGGTGGCTTATGCAAAAGCCAACGGGGTAGACTTTGTGATTTGCGACCACCATATGCCCGATGAAGAAGTGCCCGATGCCGTGGCTATTTTAAATGCCAAACAAAAAGACTGCGCCTACCCTTTTAAAGAATTGTGTGGTTGTGGTGTAGGTCTCAAACTCATGCAGGCCATTTGCACCCGTCTGCAGTTGCCAGATGAAAAATGGATGCGATACCTCGACCTGGTGGCCACTGCCATTGCAGCCGATATTGTTCCCATGGTGGACGAAAACCGCATCCTAACGTACTTTGGATTGCAGCAGGTAAATAATCATCCCTCTACCGGTATACAAGCATTAATGCGCCTTGCTGAATTGAAAGCACCGGTACATGTGAACAATCTGGTATTTGCCATTGCCCCAAGGGTAAATGCAGCAGGCCGCATGGACGATGCCAAAAAAGCAGTCGAACTGTTTATTGAAAAGGACATTGACAAAGCAATGGCCATTGCTGAGCAATTGCATTTAGACAACACTGACCGCAGAGAAGCAGACAGCACTATTACAGAAGAGGCGCTGGCCATGATTGAATCTTTCGATGCCAGCGACAACCGCAAAACCACTGTACTCTATCAAAGCCATTGGCACAAAGGCGTAGTAGGAATTGTAGCCAGCAGGCTCATCGATAAATATTATCGTCCTACCATTATTCTTACTAATAGTGGCGATAAAGTTTCTGGCTCAGCCCGTAGTGTCATTGGCTTCAATGTGTACGAAGCCATTCATCAATGCAAAGATTTGTTGGAAAGCTATGGTGGTCATTTTTACGCAGCAGGCCTCACCATGAAGCCGGAAAACGTTTCAGCTTTCTGTGCCCGTTTTGAAGAGGTAGTACAGCGGACTATTGCTGAAGAAATGCTCACCCCCGAAATCACCATCGACACCTGCATTGAGTTCGCTGATATCAATCCCAAATTTTACAATATTCTCTGCCAAATGGAACCCTTTGGACCAGAGAACATGCGGCCTGTTTTTGTGGCCAAAAATGTATACGAAACTGGCGCTTCCCGCATTGTAAAAGAGGCGCATATTAAATTCTCTTTAAAGCAGGGCGCTGTTGTGCTCGATGGCATTGGTTTTGGCATGGCAGAAAAGTTTCCACTGCTGCAGCCCAACCAACCAATTGATGTAGTTTTTACCTTAGATGAAAATGAATGGCAGGGCAACAAACGCATTCAGCTACGGGTGCTCGATTTGAAAGCTGCCGGCAGCCTTTATCAGGAATGTTGAGCAACGCTTGGGCATACATCCGATACTTCATATTCATTGCCCGGCATTGGGATATACGGCTGGCTGCATTTGTGGTGTACCACGAAATAAAGGGTGAGCATAAATACAAAACACGTTCTACAGGCATTGACACCCTTCACTCCAGCATTTCAGCAGAAGATCTGCAACATGCCAGCATTTACCAACCCGTTAGTTTTTACATTGCGGAACTGCTCTTTCAACAGTTGCCGTTTCATATTACACAAACAGGATTTTTAGATGCCGGCTGTGGCAAAGGCCGTACCATGGCCATGGCAGCATATCACGGATTTAAGCAGATTGAAGGCATTGATTTATCCGCCGCCATGATAGCTCATACCAACACAGCCATCGCAAGCTGGGCTTCATACTACCCTCATGCCAGCTTTCATGCATGGCAGCAAAATGCCATGGATGTACAAGTGCCCCTGCACACAAGCGTTATTTTTTTATTCAATCCGTTTGACGCTTTTGTGATGCAGGCTTTTGTAAAACGGGTAGCAGAAAGCCTGCAGCAACAACCCCGTGAAATGTATGTGCTCTACTGCAATCCCTTATACAAAGACATTTGGGAAGCAGTCGGTTTTGAAAGCATTTTTCATTCGCAAAAAATGCACTACCTCGAAGGAGTAGTGCTGCACTTTTTACCAAAATAAAAAAGCCGGTTGCACTTAGCAACCGGCTATATTTTTTACACAGCTTTATTTTACGCTTCAGCAGGTGCTGCCTGCTTGCTATCCATCAGTTCTACACTTCGGTGGATGAATGCTGTCAAATCACTACCCTTGAGCATGCCTTGGCTCAGCAATGCGAGGTCAATCAAATTCTGCGTCAGCTTTTCCTTTTTCGCTTCATTGCCTTCCTGTAAAATCTGCTGGTGAATCGGATGGTTGCCATTCAGGGTAAAGTTTACTTCATCGGGCATGTTGGCATAGAAACTCATCATACCACCACCGCCACTAATAGCTGCCATGTCCTTCATACGACGGCTCCATTCGGGGCGGGTGGCTACCACTGGCGCCGTATCCGGGCTCAGACCTTTTACTTCTACCACGGCGCTTGGATTGGTGAGCTTGCTTTTAAACCAATCTATCAGGCTGGTGCTTTGCTCCT
The Phnomibacter ginsenosidimutans genome window above contains:
- a CDS encoding OmpA family protein codes for the protein MKNMKYFLVAAFMLSLGATAFGQTTDKAAYKKQTGSTDKRVAPLWWYNPLAYPYSEISNPSIMKFPKPVLDDSDNDGVADQFDVEPNTPAGCPVDTKGKSRDTDGDGVPDCRDKELITPTTCQPVDADGVGKCPDPECCKNIVPPPPACNIGSLPSVQFGGSAVSLNAAGTAILDAAAATIKANPNCKICVVGHGGASKREQQLSWDRTNAVINYLVEKQGISRDRFVFKYGEEGDANTVDLQDCSGEEGPNMVPAPHPQYRKSK
- a CDS encoding polyprenyl synthetase family protein, producing the protein MCLSDGGTSPKNISFFYLKYPLFCRETFPVAAFSPVIDAELAAFEVKFKEAVKSRAPLLDRITYYIINRKGKQLRPRFVLLSAKLFGPITDASYRAASLVELLHTATLVHDDVVDESLERRGFFSINALWKNKVAVLVGDYMLSKGMLMSVDNQDFQILSIMSGAIRSIIEGELLQLEKSRRLNLKEDVYLEIIRSKTASLLASACAAGAWSTTQNMDIANKMHKFGELVGMAFQMKDDLFDYGTDDIGKPTGNDIKEKKLTLPLIYTINHAPADLRRQLIYSIKNENRKPERVKWIIDQVIAAGGIEYASQKMDEYRLQAAAILDEFEDSEVKKAILQLVEYTTNRKY
- the recJ gene encoding single-stranded-DNA-specific exonuclease RecJ, translating into MEKRWKLLPTHTDQTNALQQALKVHPAICRLLVQRHADTFDKAKAYFRPSLTGLHDPFLMKDMGKAVVRLLQAFDQGERIMVYGDYDVDGTTSVACMYQFLHDLHPNVEFYIPHRYKEGYGVSKAGINTAIQNGVTLIVSLDCGIKSVELVAYAKANGVDFVICDHHMPDEEVPDAVAILNAKQKDCAYPFKELCGCGVGLKLMQAICTRLQLPDEKWMRYLDLVATAIAADIVPMVDENRILTYFGLQQVNNHPSTGIQALMRLAELKAPVHVNNLVFAIAPRVNAAGRMDDAKKAVELFIEKDIDKAMAIAEQLHLDNTDRREADSTITEEALAMIESFDASDNRKTTVLYQSHWHKGVVGIVASRLIDKYYRPTIILTNSGDKVSGSARSVIGFNVYEAIHQCKDLLESYGGHFYAAGLTMKPENVSAFCARFEEVVQRTIAEEMLTPEITIDTCIEFADINPKFYNILCQMEPFGPENMRPVFVAKNVYETGASRIVKEAHIKFSLKQGAVVLDGIGFGMAEKFPLLQPNQPIDVVFTLDENEWQGNKRIQLRVLDLKAAGSLYQEC
- a CDS encoding class I SAM-dependent methyltransferase — encoded protein: MLSNAWAYIRYFIFIARHWDIRLAAFVVYHEIKGEHKYKTRSTGIDTLHSSISAEDLQHASIYQPVSFYIAELLFQQLPFHITQTGFLDAGCGKGRTMAMAAYHGFKQIEGIDLSAAMIAHTNTAIASWASYYPHASFHAWQQNAMDVQVPLHTSVIFLFNPFDAFVMQAFVKRVAESLQQQPREMYVLYCNPLYKDIWEAVGFESIFHSQKMHYLEGVVLHFLPK